In the genome of Candidatus Methylomirabilota bacterium, the window GCTCGGCCGGCGGGAGACCCGCGGGCACCGACAGCCGGAACGCGATCAGCGCCCGCGCGCCGGGGTGCTCGGCGAGGAGCGCGCTCACGATCGAATCGGGCGAGTGCGATGCTGCCGGCGCGCCGCACTCGGGGCAGTGGACGCGGCCGATCTTCGCGTAGAGGAGGCGGAGGTAGTCGTAGACCTCCGTGGCGGTGCCGACCGTCGAGCGCGCCGTGCGCACCGGGTTCTTCTGCTCGAGCGCGACGGCGGGGCGGATCTGCTCGATCCGGTCCACGTCCGGCCGGTCCACGCGGTCGAGGAACATCCGCGCGTAGGTCGAGAGCGACTCGATGTAGCGCCACTGACCCTCGGCGAAGAGCGTGTCGAACGCCAGCGAGGACTTGCCCGAGCCCGACACGCCGGTGACGACGGTGAGCTTGTCGTGGGGGATCTCGAGCGAAATGTTCTTGAGGTTGTTCTGGCGGGCTCCGTGAATCGAGAGCCCGGGGGGCTGGGCCATTCGATCGGTCCTCCTGAGGTGGGTAGTCTACTGGAACCGGCGCCGCGGCGCCAGGGCGCGGCGGAGCGCTTGACACGCGCGCGGCGGCCCGGTAGACTCCGACGTCGCTGTTGATAATGATTACTAACTACGAGACCCACGCCACGCTGCGCGCGCGGGGGCTGCGGCCGACGAAGCCCCGGCGCCTGATCCTCGAGGCCGTGCGCGCGACCGACGTCCACCCGACGGCGGCCTTCGTCTACCGCCGCGTGCGGAAGCGGCTCCCGCGCGTGAGCCTCGCGACCGTCTACCGCAACCTCCGCGTGCTGGCCGCCGAGGGCTTCCTGGCCGAGCGCGCGGACGCGGCGGGGCTGCGCTTCGACGGCAACACGGCGCCCCACGACCACTTCACCTGCCTCGCGTGCGGCCGGATCTACGACGTCCCGGCGCGCCGCGGGCGGGCCGCGCGCGCGCGGATGGCGGCGCACACCGGCTTCGAGATCCTGAACCACCGCACAGAGTACTTCGGCCGCTGCGGCGACTGTCGCCGGCACGGCGGCCGGACGTCCCCGAAAGCAAAAAGGAGGAGCTGAGTCATGGCAGGCAAGAGCCTCAAGGGCACCAAGAGCCACGCAAACCTGAAGGAAGCGTTCGCCGGCGAGTCGCAGGCGAATCGCCGCTACCTCTACTTCGCGCGCGTC includes:
- a CDS encoding transcriptional repressor; translation: MITNYETHATLRARGLRPTKPRRLILEAVRATDVHPTAAFVYRRVRKRLPRVSLATVYRNLRVLAAEGFLAERADAAGLRFDGNTAPHDHFTCLACGRIYDVPARRGRAARARMAAHTGFEILNHRTEYFGRCGDCRRHGGRTSPKAKRRS